One window of Psychrobacillus sp. FSL H8-0483 genomic DNA carries:
- a CDS encoding BTAD domain-containing putative transcriptional regulator, which translates to MVNTTIIMSKLTPPIPSSYYMRRSSLIKKLKSNVDKKLSLLHSGAGFGKSSALAQYFTDSKELFSWYTITEEDDDILPFIRHLVQSIQKVIPTFGKTLMDKDLLSMYPKETELTRWYSLFSNELASIDNPFSIVLDDFHLVDHVFHINYIVEKIIEFLPPNIHLVVASRIRPKWSILLKLKLGGQLVELKEADFMFSEEEIQVFFEDYFDKTISSEEAAKIMNLTEGWAIAIHLIALQVTETNKQITQLIDPALKDLFSYLSEEVFLLMSAEDQQSLLNFSIFPLFTFQEIRDFFGEAEVQHLERLTSSHAFIQSLSGTNAYRFHALFQQFLETKWLQKDKQLYYDMQKQAAHYFKEQHNLVQSIYHAVKANDELFLGQMLVLSANSMIQAGQFDWLLDLMKDNFSLQTREQFYELYYFEGECHRYRAYYEKARKSYETCLALATGKEDILFVSRSNAGLAHIYLDTIQPALAKPYLEEAIKWADKSQDNFAERMFLKRLLAENLVNLGKANDAKDWVIQEQLDAAILKEGNLDARIFLRTGMLDEAEQVLETRIRDDVGLPDSHRETDVLLSFIYSLTGNIDAAKRSAMRGIEMGIKEKSGFVEAVGWTRKGHAEILVDPFDLETPETCYLKAIQLMDELNVSRAKAEPYMGLSILKSRQGRVQEAISYGEQGLRETIKSNDYWLSAYILLGLTIVYFENDLLEKAVLTSREANDFFTSNGDVYGEMISNYWLMCMYTRLLEDASFIDHAQRFVEICLRHDLLFFLQNKTVFGPVDLQMIYPVIQKACELLPSNSQVQVLANRLNIKPHITYPGYQLRLQLLGPFSLFMGNQEINERKWQRDKSKELLTYLYLQKKRFVPKEELMRALWEESDEKTMNRDFKVALNSLLKVLEPNRIAREESYFIIRKQSMYRLNPDAIIESDLEAFQTCVEKGLEEKDPHVCKELLLKAVKAYKGELLEDKSTIDWILHEREKAQQQYVMALERLAQTYTRLKEFEKTIFYAQKLLKIESTWEEAYRLMMYAFYQQQNRTQAVKWYERCVAVLEAELNIEPMNTTIQMYEMIRSYG; encoded by the coding sequence ATGGTAAATACTACAATTATTATGTCAAAACTAACCCCACCTATCCCATCTTCTTATTATATGAGAAGATCATCCTTAATTAAGAAGTTAAAATCTAATGTGGATAAGAAACTTTCCCTTTTACATAGTGGTGCGGGTTTTGGTAAAAGTTCTGCACTCGCACAATATTTTACAGATTCTAAAGAATTGTTCTCATGGTATACGATTACTGAAGAAGATGATGATATTCTCCCTTTTATAAGGCATTTAGTTCAAAGTATACAAAAAGTAATTCCTACTTTTGGCAAGACTCTCATGGATAAAGATTTACTCTCTATGTATCCAAAAGAGACCGAATTAACACGATGGTACTCCTTATTTAGTAATGAACTTGCAAGCATCGATAATCCATTTTCAATTGTGCTAGATGATTTTCATCTTGTCGATCACGTATTTCACATAAATTATATAGTGGAGAAAATTATCGAGTTTCTACCACCCAATATACATTTAGTCGTTGCTTCACGCATACGGCCAAAATGGTCTATTTTATTAAAACTAAAGTTAGGTGGACAACTAGTTGAATTAAAAGAAGCAGATTTCATGTTTTCGGAAGAGGAAATCCAAGTGTTTTTCGAAGATTATTTTGATAAAACGATTTCAAGTGAAGAAGCTGCAAAAATAATGAATTTAACAGAAGGATGGGCAATTGCTATTCATTTAATAGCGCTACAGGTAACTGAGACGAATAAGCAAATTACACAATTAATTGATCCAGCTTTAAAAGATTTGTTTTCGTATTTGTCCGAGGAAGTATTTTTATTAATGTCTGCAGAAGACCAGCAATCCTTATTAAACTTCAGTATTTTCCCATTGTTTACATTCCAAGAAATTAGAGACTTTTTTGGAGAAGCAGAGGTCCAACATTTAGAAAGATTAACAAGTAGTCATGCATTTATACAATCTTTAAGCGGTACGAATGCATACCGGTTTCATGCGTTGTTTCAACAGTTTTTAGAAACGAAATGGCTACAAAAGGATAAACAGCTATACTATGACATGCAAAAACAAGCAGCACATTATTTTAAAGAACAACATAATTTAGTTCAATCAATCTATCATGCTGTTAAAGCAAATGACGAATTATTTCTTGGTCAAATGCTCGTCCTATCAGCTAATTCTATGATTCAGGCTGGACAGTTTGACTGGCTATTAGATTTAATGAAAGACAACTTTTCTCTTCAAACAAGAGAACAATTTTACGAGTTATATTATTTTGAAGGCGAATGTCATCGTTACAGAGCCTATTATGAGAAAGCAAGAAAGTCATATGAGACTTGTTTAGCTTTAGCTACAGGAAAAGAAGATATTTTGTTTGTCAGCAGATCAAATGCAGGGCTTGCACATATTTATTTGGATACAATCCAACCAGCACTTGCAAAACCTTATTTAGAAGAAGCAATCAAATGGGCTGATAAAAGTCAGGATAACTTTGCAGAAAGAATGTTTTTAAAAAGGCTACTAGCTGAAAACTTAGTGAATCTTGGGAAGGCAAATGATGCAAAGGATTGGGTCATACAGGAACAGTTAGATGCCGCTATATTAAAAGAAGGTAACCTAGACGCACGAATATTTTTGCGGACTGGTATGTTAGATGAAGCAGAGCAAGTGCTAGAAACTCGCATTCGAGATGATGTAGGTTTACCGGATTCTCACCGGGAAACAGATGTACTACTCTCCTTTATCTATTCGCTTACTGGTAATATCGATGCAGCAAAACGGTCTGCTATGAGAGGAATTGAGATGGGAATCAAAGAAAAGTCAGGCTTTGTAGAAGCGGTAGGGTGGACCCGAAAAGGTCATGCAGAAATATTAGTTGACCCATTCGACTTGGAAACTCCTGAAACGTGCTATCTCAAGGCTATTCAACTTATGGACGAGTTAAACGTTTCGAGAGCAAAGGCAGAGCCATATATGGGCCTCTCTATATTAAAGTCGAGACAAGGGCGAGTTCAAGAAGCGATTTCATACGGAGAACAAGGGTTGCGTGAAACGATTAAAAGTAATGATTACTGGCTTTCTGCTTATATCTTACTAGGTTTGACAATTGTTTATTTTGAAAATGATCTTTTAGAAAAAGCAGTACTAACAAGTCGCGAAGCAAATGACTTTTTTACGAGTAATGGCGATGTGTATGGGGAAATGATATCGAATTATTGGTTAATGTGTATGTACACTCGTTTACTGGAGGATGCATCTTTTATAGATCATGCACAAAGGTTTGTAGAGATATGTCTACGCCATGATTTATTATTTTTTCTTCAAAACAAAACTGTCTTTGGTCCAGTTGACTTACAGATGATTTATCCGGTAATACAAAAAGCTTGTGAGTTATTACCAAGCAATAGTCAAGTCCAAGTACTTGCAAATCGGTTAAATATTAAACCACATATCACCTATCCTGGGTATCAGCTGAGGCTTCAATTGCTTGGTCCATTTTCACTTTTTATGGGCAATCAAGAAATCAATGAACGAAAATGGCAAAGGGATAAATCGAAAGAATTACTAACGTATCTTTACTTGCAAAAAAAACGCTTTGTACCTAAGGAAGAGTTAATGCGTGCATTATGGGAGGAAAGCGACGAAAAGACGATGAATCGAGATTTTAAAGTTGCACTTAACTCCTTATTAAAAGTACTTGAACCTAATCGTATAGCAAGAGAAGAATCTTATTTTATTATTCGAAAGCAGTCCATGTACCGTCTAAATCCAGATGCAATTATTGAAAGTGATTTAGAAGCTTTTCAAACGTGTGTAGAAAAAGGCTTAGAAGAGAAAGATCCTCATGTATGTAAGGAACTGTTATTAAAAGCGGTTAAAGCATATAAAGGCGAACTGCTAGAAGATAAGTCTACAATCGATTGGATATTACATGAGCGAGAAAAAGCGCAACAACAATATGTAATGGCCTTAGAACGATTGGCTCAAACATATACCAGATTAAAAGAATTTGAGAAAACAATTTTCTATGCACAAAAACTTTTAAAAATAGAATCTACGTGGGAAGAAGCTTACCGACTGATGATGTATGCATTTTATCAGCAGCAAAACAGAACGCAAGCGGTAAAATGGTATGAACGATGTGTTGCTGTATTAGAAGCAGAATTAAACATCGAACCGATGAATACAACGATACAAATGTATGAAATGATTAGGAGTTATGGATGA
- a CDS encoding GNAT family N-acetyltransferase, whose protein sequence is MEFPILDTERLKLIEIKEDHASRIYSIFSNKEVIKFYGMSPFTEEEQAVNLIKTFSTNFQQRRSMRWGIVRKDTSQFVGTVGLNNLLISNKRTEIGYELSPEHWRKGIISEAVEAVIQYCFEELDIYRIGAVTFPENEASYKLLLKLGFQKEGLLRGYLYQDNQSHDAFVFSLIRPDWVK, encoded by the coding sequence ATGGAGTTTCCTATACTAGATACAGAACGTTTGAAGTTAATAGAGATTAAGGAAGATCACGCATCTAGGATTTATTCAATCTTTTCAAACAAAGAAGTGATTAAATTTTACGGTATGTCCCCTTTTACCGAGGAAGAACAAGCTGTAAATTTAATTAAAACTTTTTCCACTAATTTTCAACAAAGAAGATCTATGCGTTGGGGAATCGTACGAAAAGATACTTCTCAATTTGTTGGGACGGTTGGGTTAAATAATCTCCTGATCTCAAACAAGCGTACAGAAATAGGATATGAGCTTTCACCAGAGCATTGGAGAAAAGGGATTATTAGTGAGGCTGTAGAAGCCGTTATTCAATATTGTTTTGAAGAGTTAGATATATATCGTATAGGAGCGGTTACATTTCCAGAAAACGAAGCATCCTATAAACTTCTACTAAAATTAGGTTTTCAAAAAGAGGGTTTGTTAAGAGGATATCTATATCAAGACAATCAATCACATGATGCATTCGTTTTTTCATTAATAAGACCTGATTGGGTTAAATGA
- a CDS encoding thymidylate synthase, whose protein sequence is MQIVFVLTEDGQELFQLVSNDVAGILAAAQGESVTFPSGHFKYDFHNLDHYIEDDVYKQELVIYLKRA, encoded by the coding sequence ATGCAAATAGTATTTGTTTTAACTGAAGATGGACAGGAGCTTTTTCAACTGGTGTCAAATGATGTAGCGGGTATTTTAGCTGCTGCGCAAGGAGAGAGTGTAACATTTCCGAGTGGTCACTTCAAGTATGATTTCCACAATTTAGATCACTACATAGAAGATGATGTGTACAAGCAGGAACTAGTAATTTATTTAAAAAGAGCATAA
- the acnA gene encoding aconitate hydratase AcnA — protein sequence MAKSSLHNSRTSFSLNGKEYNYYRLAALEEAGIANVSRLPYSIKVLLESVLRQHDGYVIKDEHVEQLAKWGKDADPEAEVPFKPSRVVLQDFTGVPVVVDLASLRSAMNEMGGNPDKINPAIPVDLVIDHSVQVDKYGTASALQANMDLEFERNAERYNFLKWAQTSYDNFRAVPPATGIVHQVNLEYLAPIVHVNESADGTLETFPDSVVGTDSHTTMINGLGVLGWGVGGIEAEAGMLGQPSYFPIPEVIGVKLVGDLPNGTTATDLALKVTQVLRQQGVVGKFVEFFGPGVSKLPLADRATIANMAPEYGATCGYFAIDEESINYLRLTGRDEEHIAVVEAYLKANDMFFDPTLEPVYTNVVEINLGDIVANLSGPKRPQDLIPLTDMKARYHEAVVAPQGTQGFGLSEKEFDKTATAKFADQDVVIPTGAVAIAAITSCTNTSNPYVMLAAGLVAKKAVEKGLTVPAYVKTSLAPGSKVVTGYLQDSGLNKYLDEIGFNTVGYGCTTCIGNSGPLLPEIEKAIIEKDLFVTSVLSGNRNFEGRVHPLVKANYLASPPLVVAYALAGTVDIDLQKDSFGTDKDGNEVFFADIWPSTEEVNEVLSTVVTRELFQKEYARVFDENEAWNAIETSTESLYSFNDKSTYIQNPPFFQGLSKEPGDIQTLAGLRVVAKFGDSITTDHISPAGAIGKDTPAGKYLRENGVEIRDFNSYGSRRGNHEVMMRGTFANIRIRNQVAPGTEGGYTTYWPTGEIMSIYDAAMKYQEEGTGLVVIGGKDYGMGSSRDWAAKGTNLLGIKAVITESFERIHRSNLVMMGVLPLNFLPGENAETLGLTGKEEISVNIAEGVKPRDILKVTAKAEDGSVKVFDVLARFDSEVEVDYYRHGGILQMVLRNKMLEA from the coding sequence ATGGCAAAGAGTAGCTTACACAACAGCCGGACTTCTTTTTCACTAAATGGTAAAGAATATAACTATTACCGTTTAGCTGCATTGGAAGAAGCGGGAATCGCAAATGTATCACGCCTTCCATATTCAATTAAAGTTTTATTAGAATCTGTATTACGTCAACATGATGGTTATGTGATTAAAGATGAGCACGTTGAACAACTAGCAAAATGGGGGAAAGATGCAGACCCAGAAGCAGAAGTGCCATTTAAACCTTCACGCGTTGTACTACAAGACTTTACTGGAGTACCAGTAGTAGTAGATTTAGCTTCTTTACGTTCAGCAATGAACGAAATGGGAGGAAATCCAGACAAAATCAACCCTGCTATTCCAGTTGACCTTGTTATCGACCACTCTGTACAAGTAGATAAATACGGTACTGCTAGTGCACTACAAGCAAATATGGACCTTGAGTTCGAACGTAATGCAGAGCGCTATAATTTCTTGAAATGGGCTCAAACATCTTATGATAATTTCCGTGCTGTACCACCAGCAACTGGTATCGTTCATCAAGTAAATCTAGAGTATTTAGCTCCAATCGTTCATGTGAACGAAAGTGCTGATGGAACATTAGAAACATTCCCAGATTCAGTAGTAGGTACTGACTCTCATACAACGATGATCAACGGTCTTGGTGTACTTGGATGGGGTGTAGGTGGTATCGAAGCAGAAGCTGGAATGCTTGGTCAACCTTCATACTTCCCAATTCCTGAAGTAATCGGAGTTAAATTAGTTGGAGATCTTCCAAACGGAACAACTGCAACTGACTTAGCACTTAAAGTGACACAAGTTTTACGTCAACAAGGTGTTGTTGGTAAATTTGTTGAGTTCTTCGGACCTGGAGTATCTAAGTTACCATTAGCTGACCGTGCGACAATTGCTAACATGGCTCCTGAGTATGGTGCTACATGTGGATATTTTGCAATCGATGAAGAATCTATCAACTATTTACGTCTAACTGGACGAGACGAAGAACATATTGCTGTAGTAGAAGCTTACTTAAAAGCAAATGATATGTTCTTTGATCCAACTCTAGAACCTGTTTATACAAATGTAGTGGAAATTAATCTTGGAGATATCGTAGCAAACCTTTCTGGACCAAAACGTCCACAAGATTTAATCCCACTTACTGATATGAAAGCTCGTTACCATGAAGCAGTTGTTGCTCCACAAGGTACACAAGGTTTCGGTTTATCAGAAAAAGAATTCGATAAAACTGCAACTGCTAAATTTGCGGATCAAGATGTTGTGATTCCAACTGGTGCTGTAGCTATCGCTGCAATCACTTCATGTACAAACACATCTAACCCGTATGTTATGTTAGCTGCTGGTTTAGTTGCGAAGAAAGCAGTTGAAAAAGGATTAACTGTTCCTGCTTACGTAAAAACATCTTTAGCACCTGGTTCTAAAGTTGTTACTGGTTATTTACAAGATTCAGGATTAAACAAATACTTGGATGAAATTGGCTTCAATACTGTAGGATACGGCTGTACAACATGTATCGGTAACTCCGGTCCATTACTTCCTGAAATTGAAAAAGCAATCATTGAGAAAGATTTATTCGTAACTTCAGTTCTTTCTGGTAACCGTAACTTTGAAGGTCGTGTACATCCACTTGTAAAAGCGAACTACTTAGCATCACCACCACTAGTTGTTGCTTATGCTCTTGCTGGTACAGTAGATATCGACTTACAAAAAGATTCATTTGGTACAGACAAAGATGGCAACGAAGTATTCTTTGCTGATATCTGGCCATCTACAGAAGAAGTAAACGAAGTGCTTTCAACAGTTGTTACTCGTGAATTATTCCAAAAAGAATATGCACGTGTATTTGATGAGAATGAAGCGTGGAATGCAATTGAAACATCAACTGAATCTCTATATTCATTCAATGATAAATCAACTTACATTCAAAACCCACCATTCTTCCAAGGACTATCTAAAGAGCCTGGTGATATCCAAACGCTTGCTGGCCTTCGTGTTGTGGCGAAATTCGGTGATTCTATTACGACTGACCATATTTCACCAGCTGGTGCGATTGGTAAAGATACTCCTGCAGGTAAATACTTGCGCGAAAATGGCGTAGAAATTCGTGACTTTAACTCTTATGGTTCACGACGTGGTAACCATGAAGTAATGATGCGCGGTACATTTGCAAACATCCGTATCCGTAACCAAGTTGCTCCTGGTACAGAAGGTGGATACACTACTTACTGGCCAACTGGCGAAATTATGTCTATCTATGATGCAGCAATGAAGTATCAAGAAGAAGGTACTGGATTAGTAGTAATTGGCGGGAAAGATTACGGAATGGGATCATCTCGTGACTGGGCAGCTAAAGGAACGAACCTTTTAGGCATTAAAGCAGTTATTACGGAAAGTTTTGAGCGTATTCACCGTTCAAACCTAGTAATGATGGGTGTTTTACCACTTAATTTCTTACCAGGTGAAAATGCTGAAACACTTGGCTTAACTGGTAAAGAAGAAATCAGTGTAAACATTGCAGAAGGTGTTAAACCTCGCGACATCTTAAAAGTAACAGCTAAAGCAGAAGACGGTTCTGTAAAAGTATTCGACGTGCTTGCTCGTTTCGACTCAGAAGTAGAAGTAGATTACTACCGTCACGGTGGTATCCTTCAAATGGTATTACGTAACAAAATGCTAGAAGCATAA